One part of the Chloroflexota bacterium genome encodes these proteins:
- the argF gene encoding ornithine carbamoyltransferase translates to MNDASSLKGVDFIDIADLSRRQLESLLAGADLLKRALASQIPHRLLESRSLALIFEKPSLRTRTTFQVGMTHLGGVCIDLGQEHMQMGVRESIADIGHNLERWIDAVMARVFEHDTLPQLADSCQAPIINGLSDRSHPCQALADLQTIRECFGSLDGLPVAYVGDGFNVANSLVETAPLTGIDLRLACPDGYEPLDEIVDAARGGGGSVRITPSPREAVAGAKVVYTDAWISMGLEAETDARRRVFAPYQVDPDLMAVADGDAIFMHCLPAHRGEEVTDSVLDGPQSVVFQQAENRLHAQKSLLVHLVRGESALAGLDVFTR, encoded by the coding sequence ATGAATGACGCCTCCAGCCTCAAAGGCGTTGACTTCATCGATATTGCCGACCTCTCGCGTCGGCAATTGGAATCGCTCCTGGCCGGGGCCGATCTGCTCAAGCGCGCGCTCGCCAGCCAGATTCCCCACCGCCTGCTGGAATCTCGTTCGTTGGCCCTGATATTCGAAAAGCCATCGCTCCGGACGCGCACCACGTTCCAGGTCGGGATGACCCATCTCGGCGGAGTATGCATCGACCTGGGCCAGGAGCACATGCAGATGGGGGTACGCGAGTCGATCGCCGATATTGGGCACAACCTGGAACGCTGGATCGACGCGGTCATGGCCCGGGTATTCGAGCACGATACGCTTCCGCAACTGGCCGATTCCTGCCAGGCGCCGATCATCAACGGCCTCTCCGACCGATCCCACCCCTGCCAGGCGCTGGCCGATTTGCAGACGATACGCGAGTGTTTCGGCAGCCTGGACGGCCTGCCGGTCGCCTACGTCGGTGACGGGTTCAACGTCGCCAATTCGCTGGTCGAAACCGCGCCGCTGACCGGGATCGACCTGCGCCTGGCCTGCCCGGACGGCTACGAGCCGTTGGACGAGATTGTCGACGCGGCCCGCGGAGGCGGCGGCAGCGTGCGGATAACCCCATCGCCCCGTGAGGCGGTCGCCGGTGCGAAAGTCGTATATACCGATGCCTGGATTTCGATGGGGCTAGAAGCAGAGACAGATGCGCGTCGCCGGGTATTCGCGCCCTATCAGGTTGACCCGGATTTGATGGCCGTGGCCGACGGCGACGCCATATTCATGCACTGCCTGCCCGCACACCGCGGCGAGGAGGTTACCGACTCGGTCCTGGACGGACCCCAGTCGGTCGTGTTCCAGCAGGCTGAGAACCGCTTGCATGCCCAAAAGTCGCTGCTGGTCCATCTGGTCCGGGGCGAATCGGCCCTGGCCGGGCTGGACGTATTTACCCGATGA